The following is a genomic window from Malus sylvestris chromosome 12, drMalSylv7.2, whole genome shotgun sequence.
CTTTTTTTTCGTCCAGTGTAGAAGCGGACCGCCGCCTTTTCCCGTTCGGCGGATTTGGTTTTCCCGGGAATCACAGAATTCCCGGGAAATGCTTCGTCAGCTCCCAATCGGCGAAGAAAGCCGACGCTAAGTGCTGGAACTGTAGTGCCTCGCCCGAAGCGGTGCCGTTTCTGTTGTGTTCGTCTTGTCGGTGCATTCAGCCGGTGGATCAGTCGGTGGATTACTTTCAGATATTTGGACTGTAAGTAATTAAGGCTTTAACAATAATGTTTTCTCTCCCTTTGTTATTTctgtctgtttggttgctgagaaaatgagagagaggtAGAAAGAAGGTGAAAGTTTTGaactttttattgtttcttttgGTATAATATATATTGGGGGTGGGGGAAAAAGTCGAATTCGGGATCTCAGGTGTATGCGCGAATGCTCTTAACCAAACGAGCTACAATTCCTAGGGAAAATTTTGAATCTTTAATTAGTCACTGTCTGCGTGGTTATGGGAAAACAAAGCTAGTTTCTGTTGTACTTATTTGAGCATTTCTCACAAACTAGAAggatttgttttcaatttttttcaaaattaatattaacAGGGAGAGAAAGTACGATACCAAAGTGGACGATTTGGAGGGGAAGTATAAAGCCTGGCAGAAAAAACTGCACCCTGATCTTGTTCATACTAAATCAGAGGTATTTGTGATACATATCTTAATTTTCAACATATGGGAAATGTAAAAGATAACACTTTTCGGATAtagtaaatgtttttttttttaatgtttaccATGGTTATAGAAAGAAAGAGAGTATGCTGCTGAACAGTCTGCTCGGGTGATTGATGCATACCGCACACTAAGCCAGCCCTTGGCAAGGGCAATTTACATTGTAAGTGTGATTTTTGCCTATGAGGTTATCGTTTGATGCATTTTTATTGCGTTCAAACCAATGTTCTGAGAACTGGACTAGTTTGGCAGAAAAGGGTCTTATTGAATGTGATTACTTGGtaaataactaaaaatattTGTATGATACATATCAATCCTGACCCTAATACTTATTTATTTACAAAGGcttctatgtgtgtgtgtgtgggtgttgTGACCATGATACAGAGGTTCTTGACACGCATAGTtcatgttgagaatgagtcccacattgatgggaggagggaccttgcatgggcttataaaaGGTTgagctactcctcatattgccaattggttttatggagGTTGGGCTACTACTTATAtttccaattgattttatagtggaacctcaactttctttagTTAAAACATGGATGACTTCACATTCTTCATTTGCAACAACAGCATCATGATGAATAAGCCTATCATTCAATAGTTCACGATGTGAATTTGTGTGTATATTATCATTTCCCTCTATGAGTAGGTTTCCGTAACTGCATTTAGTTTCAGGGTCCCATGATTAAAAAGATAAGGGCGAGAAGATCATCTAGGCAAAGTTTCTTGATCATCCAATTTATTAGTGTTTGCTATTCATATTCTACAAGTTTTGAAATTAAactgttatttatttatttatttatttcagcTGAAGCTTGAAGGTGTGGACGTTGATGAAGAAGAGACGCTTTCAGAATCAGAGTTGCTAACTGAGGTGATTTGAAGAAGTTGAAATCCTGTTGTATTTATACAACCTATTATCCCCTTGCAATTTTACCCATAATCTGAGTGTAGTGAAATATTGACTGAAAAAATGGTAAAGATCTTATTGCTGTAAGCTTGATGGATATTTGACATATTTGGAGTGCACATATTTGAGACGAATATCATCCATCAGAAAATTTTGTAATCTAGTTGAAGCTTATGTCGTAAAATTTTCAATTGGGATGGTTTCTTAAATTTCTTATTCTAGAATTCTTTTCCTTCAAGAAATGaatttttgttattaatatTGGAGGAAACATTTCCCGTAGACGTTTGGAGTCACTgagttgtttttcttttgttttgatggATATGCTGAAGTTGATGGGTCATTGAGTGAgtattaatttgattttcttatACCTTCTGGCTTGGAAAGTTCAGATTTTGGAAATCAGGGAAGCTGTTGAAGAGGCTGCTGACTCTCAGGCTTTGAATGAGATTCAATCTCAGGTATGAACCAAGACTTTTTACATACATGTGGGAATAATTAGGAAGGAACACGACAATTCTTGTCACATATCGCTTGCAGTCTAATTTGTAGAGTAATTTCCTAGAGGTTCATGGTTCTCAAAACTATCGCACATAGAAAATGCCAAAAGATAAAAAGTTAAGTGGACTAAGGTTAATTAGTGTTTTGTGATCTTCTGTTCTATTGTAACAGTTCTGATTCCTCAAGTTCCATGAAGAAGAGCTTGCATATTTACCTTTTTAGTTCACCTCTTTTGTCAATAAAAATATGCGTAATGTCGACCTTATTGCCCTTTTattcgttttattttttatcaactCATCTCTGTTCTTGCTCATCTAGATGAAAGAGAAACTAAAGCATTGGTCCGACATTTTTACAAACGCATTTCGTAGCCGCAACTTTGGAGAGGCTCTAAAAGCTATCCGGAGAATGACTTACTATGAGCGTGTAAATGAAAGTGTTGTAAAGAAGCACTAATAAAGGTAAGACGATGCAACTATTTAGCTAAATCATCAATCTTCAATAGAAAAAAATGAGTGTACGAGTCAACATATAGGGCAGAAGGTGCATAATCATATCTGTGTTCACGACCATGCCCCTGGGGAAAGGGCATGGTTTTCTCTTTGGCATGGTAATGTACGAGAGCACACACACAGACAGAGACCTCATGGATATGGACCCGTAAACCTCACTTCCGACGGGATTATGGGAGAATGGAGGGTACCATTTGCTTTATATGGTTATGCTGTCATCCTGTAATGTCAAGTAGTAAAGTGAATATTTATTTGAAAAGATTGGATCTATATGTTTTCATGGTTAACATATTAACAGATGGATAATGCTAATGAGGCCATCATCCGGCAACTTTCAGGCTCTTAGGATCTCAAACAGTATGGTTCTTGAGCAAACAAAGTTTAACTGCACCATTGACAAGAAGATTTCGCAACAAAGTGTGAGTACGTTAAATTTTAGAAatgcttgatttttttttcggcCTATTTCTTTTGAATGAAATCTGTAAACTGAGCCTAGATTGTTCGTCTTTACAGCCAGGTTTTAATTGAAGACCTGGGTTGAAATTTTTCCCACGTCGTTTGGATAtaaattaaacattggaaaTACGAAGATTGAGCTGAGATTTGTTGGAGCTGCGAATATTTTTCCATCATATGATTCTGTAATCTTATGAAGATGGTTCAGAGGCAGCTCTTAATAATCACTCATGTTTGTTACATTTCGTGTCTGTCGAATTACTTGAATTCAGTGGCTGTAAGCGTTGTTGCCTGATTCGGCTGGACGATAGAGTTGATTGCTTCGggattaatttttcatttcgaAAATTCGTTTGATCCTCAACGTCTAGGAGCCAAAACAATGTACAGAATACGAATCTTGTCCGTGCGAGGAATTTACCTGCAGTTCTTGAATCTTAACGATATGAATTCGAGGAAAATTCATGCAGAAACCAGAAGGACAAAATGTCGTTCATGCGGGTATTCCTTTGAAGTAGGAAAGAAAATTTCTTGTTGCCCAAGCAAGCAGCCGAGTCTATAATTCTCCGACAGAAATTCAATTACATTGGAACCCTTAGAACCACATCGGTCAAGCCTCAGGACCCAATTTCAATTTGTACAGGTATGGAGACACAACCAGTTccccagcagcagcagcaaccgcAACCGCAACTGCAACTGCATTACGTGAGGgcgatttttccttttttccccaTGTAAGTTTTCATATCTGTAGCACACAAGCAATGGTTAAGCTTTAAGCATATACTAGCGGATACATACATGTATCAGATAAACAAACATAGATGAAGCATGATTTTGTAATCAACTACTGATGGAAGTACCTTGCAAATCTGTCTGCATCTTTGTCATCCACGTCGTCGTCGTttgtcatcatcatcttcaccaccgttcttattttcttgttttcagTCTTTCTAGCCCATTTTCCCTTGCTTTCACTTTCCTCCAAAGACTTTCAAATCCTTTATCTTGAAAAACCGATCCTCTGTCGCATCATTAGCTTCACCTTCACTTTTGGTTTCCTTGGCCACAGAAGAGCTAGAGAGAATGAGAAATCTTGAAAGCTAATGTAGTCAGATCTGAAGCAACGGAGGGAAGAGTGTCACCCTGCTACTCCTATATCAACGCTGCCAGCACCTCCAAATTTGAAGTAAGGAATAGGAGGAATTATGTTAGCACCTTGCGGCTTCTTATTAAGGATAACTTTTGCTCCATTACAGTGCGAGCCAAATCTTGCTTACCTTCCCTGTTAAGCCCGTAAAATATGGTTCGAAAATTCACCACACTCGGAACAATCCCACTTTCCAACATTTCAGTTATAAGCTGCATTGCTTCTTCAGATTTGCCCACCTTACAAAGACAAGTGATGAACATCGAATACGTTCTAAAATCTGGCAATGttcctttaagtttcatgttgtgaAAGACATCCCAAGCTTCGGAAACCATTTCCATGTTCATGTACCCTCGAATAAGTGCAGAATAGGTAATGACTGTTGGTTTACAACCCTTATGTTGCATTTCCTTAAAAATTTCTAAAGCCTTTCCTATCTGCTTCTCTCTCAAGTAGTGAACTATTAAGGATGTATAAACATGGACGGTTGGATTTACACCAGCCTGCTTCATTGAATCCACCTTGGCCAGTGCTGCTTCTAATTGTCCACTCCGCAGAAGTCCATGTACAAGGCTCCCATAAGTATACTGATCCAGTTTTGACCGGTCTTCCCCAACATCATCCATCAATGCTGAAGCTTCTTGCAACCTCCCGGCTCGACATAGAGCCCTAATGTACAAGGAATAACTCAGAGGAATCGAAAAACCAACTTTAGGAAGAGAATCTATGCACCTTCTGGCATCTGAGAGCTTACCAACTTCACATAAACTACCAATATACGTTTCAACCAACTCTTTGTCAGGTACATGACTGGCACGGATCATCTCCTTGAAAATTCTAATTGCTTCGTCTACCTTTCTACCTTTTCTCCCACAAAGAGATATGACTAAATACTTGTAGGTACTGAGAGTTGGGTGGCAATTACTAGACTTCATCTCACCAAAAATCCGCAGAGCAATCTCTGTCATACCTGTTCGACCATATTGCATTATCATTATTGTCCATGTATCTGGTGTGATTAAGAAACCTTTTCTTCTCATTTCATAAAAGAGGTTTCTCATGTGCTTGAAATCTTTCCCGCGCCCTGCGGTTTTGATAGCCATGTTGTAAGTGTCAGTAGTGTGGCTATAACCAGTTTGCTTTCCTACCCATGCAAAAAAATGTAATGCTACGAAACCATGCATGCTGCTATTCCTCAAAATTTCCACAACGAGTCCTGGAGTGAAATCAACAGCAGAATTCTTCAAAGCTTCCTGAACTAAGGGCCAATCTGTTGAAGAGGACAgaattttacaaatttcttgcAAACGATGCTCATCATAATCCTTTAAAAGTGGCTCCACTAATGTACAATCCATCTTTGCTGGTTGTAAGTAATTAAAGTCCGTCCCTGTACTGAGC
Proteins encoded in this region:
- the LOC126594395 gene encoding iron-sulfur cluster co-chaperone protein HscB homolog, whose protein sequence is MSTKKLLTPLSAILRRTLTPTTALFTFNSSRNFQSPAFFSSSVEADRRLFPFGGFGFPGNHRIPGKCFVSSQSAKKADAKCWNCSASPEAVPFLLCSSCRCIQPVDQSVDYFQIFGLERKYDTKVDDLEGKYKAWQKKLHPDLVHTKSEKEREYAAEQSARVIDAYRTLSQPLARAIYILKLEGVDVDEEETLSESELLTEILEIREAVEEAADSQALNEIQSQMKEKLKHWSDIFTNAFRSRNFGEALKAIRRMTYYERVNESVVKKH